From the Pseudomonadota bacterium genome, one window contains:
- a CDS encoding UDP-2,3-diacylglucosamine diphosphatase yields MATLFISDLHLSPERPEKRALFYHLLSGPARDADALYILGDLFEAWIGDDDTTSPHDQVVEALAHYAAAGKPLYLMHGNRDFLMGPEFEARSGGTLLPDPFIVDLYGEKTLLMHGDTLCTQDIDYQAFRKQVRDPRWIQGFLLKPLAERAAIASNLREGSRAATRQKEAVIMDVDPATVSQTMIDYGVRQLIHGHTHRPAIHRLEIQGQSARRIVIGDWYDRDLVLVYGAQEPRLVAAAALTNL; encoded by the coding sequence ATGGCGACGCTCTTCATTTCCGATTTACATCTCAGCCCCGAGCGCCCGGAAAAGCGAGCGCTGTTTTACCACCTCTTAAGCGGACCTGCCCGTGACGCCGACGCACTCTATATCCTCGGCGATCTTTTTGAAGCGTGGATCGGCGATGACGACACGACCTCGCCCCATGATCAAGTCGTAGAAGCGCTCGCGCACTACGCCGCGGCAGGAAAGCCGCTGTACCTGATGCACGGCAACCGCGATTTTCTCATGGGTCCCGAGTTCGAGGCCCGCAGCGGCGGCACACTGCTCCCCGACCCGTTTATCGTGGATCTCTACGGCGAGAAAACCTTATTAATGCATGGGGATACGTTGTGTACGCAAGATATCGACTACCAAGCATTCCGGAAGCAGGTGCGCGATCCGCGTTGGATACAAGGGTTTTTGCTAAAACCGCTCGCGGAACGGGCGGCCATCGCGAGTAACCTGAGGGAGGGCAGCCGTGCGGCGACCCGCCAAAAAGAGGCCGTGATCATGGATGTCGACCCGGCAACGGTATCCCAAACCATGATCGACTATGGCGTGCGCCAGCTTATCCACGGCCACACCCACCGTCCGGCGATTCATCGTCTTGAGATCCAAGGCCAGAGCGCCCGCCGTATTGTAATTGGTGATTGGTATGACCGCGATCTTGTCCTGGTTTATGGCGCCCAGGAACCTAGGCTGGTAGCCGCAGCCGCTTTGACGAACCTCTGA
- the gltX gene encoding glutamate--tRNA ligase: protein MTGEKITTRFAPSPTGLLHLGNVRTALFNWLFARKVQGAFLLRIEDTDRARESDSALDTLIEDLIWLGLQWDEGFGAGGSGGPYRQSERTALYARYYEQLQEHGLAYPCFCSPGELALARKAQLAAGRAPRYPGTCARLTPEAVTRFRAQGQQPSLRFRVPAGATIDFDDSVRGAQSFRNDDVGDFVIRRSDGSAAFFFCNAIDDALMGVTDVVRGEDHLSNTPRQILILDALALRIPRYGHIALVLDEAGQPLSKRAGSLPVHALRERGYLPDAINNALARLGHTYEDPGFLEIEELIGGFSLSRLSRAPARFSPAQLDFWQRETLHRTPADDLWNWMGEPLRDLVPEAARQMFIEAIRVNVLLPEDALAWANIIYRGPAEFSQPASQAIADAKPGYFRAASEALARHPDDFQRFIATLKANVAESGKRLFLPLRAALTGRVDGPELAALYGLLGAERLRARFQSHLR, encoded by the coding sequence ATGACCGGGGAAAAGATCACTACCCGCTTTGCGCCAAGCCCCACCGGTCTCTTGCATTTAGGAAACGTGCGCACGGCGCTGTTTAATTGGCTTTTCGCCCGCAAGGTGCAAGGCGCCTTTCTCCTGCGCATCGAGGACACCGATCGGGCACGCGAAAGTGATTCCGCCCTTGACACCCTGATCGAAGATCTGATCTGGTTGGGGCTACAGTGGGATGAGGGTTTCGGCGCTGGCGGGTCCGGGGGGCCTTATCGGCAGTCGGAACGCACGGCCCTCTATGCGCGGTACTACGAGCAACTCCAAGAGCATGGCCTGGCCTATCCCTGTTTTTGCTCGCCCGGCGAGCTGGCGCTCGCACGCAAGGCCCAGCTCGCCGCGGGTCGAGCGCCCCGCTACCCCGGGACCTGCGCCCGCTTGACACCGGAAGCCGTTACGCGGTTTAGGGCGCAAGGGCAGCAGCCCTCGTTGCGGTTTCGGGTGCCGGCGGGCGCGACGATCGACTTCGACGACTCGGTGAGGGGTGCTCAGTCCTTTCGCAACGACGACGTCGGCGATTTCGTGATCCGGCGATCCGACGGCAGCGCCGCGTTCTTTTTTTGTAACGCCATCGATGACGCCTTGATGGGCGTGACCGATGTCGTACGCGGCGAGGACCACTTGAGCAACACGCCGCGGCAGATCCTGATCCTCGATGCCCTGGCACTCCGGATCCCGCGTTATGGCCATATCGCCTTGGTCCTCGATGAGGCCGGCCAGCCCTTATCGAAGCGTGCCGGGAGCCTGCCGGTGCATGCGCTCCGGGAGCGCGGTTATCTTCCGGACGCCATCAACAACGCATTAGCGCGCCTCGGCCACACCTATGAAGATCCGGGTTTCTTGGAGATCGAGGAGCTGATCGGCGGCTTCTCCTTGTCCCGGCTGAGCCGCGCGCCGGCGCGTTTCAGCCCCGCGCAGTTGGATTTTTGGCAGCGCGAAACCCTGCATCGAACGCCCGCGGACGATCTTTGGAATTGGATGGGAGAACCGCTGCGGGATCTCGTTCCCGAGGCGGCTCGACAGATGTTTATCGAGGCGATCCGGGTAAATGTACTCCTGCCCGAGGATGCGCTCGCCTGGGCCAACATTATTTATCGAGGTCCGGCCGAGTTCTCGCAGCCGGCGTCCCAGGCGATCGCTGACGCGAAGCCTGGGTATTTTCGCGCCGCATCGGAAGCCTTGGCGCGTCATCCGGACGACTTTCAGAGGTTTATAGCCACGCTCAAGGCGAATGTCGCGGAGAGCGGAAAACGTTTGTTCCTGCCGCTGCGAGCGGCGCTTACCGGGCGCGTCGATGGGCCGGAGCTGGCGGCACTTTATGGGCTGCTCGGGGCGGAGCGGCTGCGCGCAAGGTTTCAGAGTCATCTACGTTAA
- the cysS gene encoding cysteine--tRNA ligase, whose protein sequence is MLVIYNTLTGRKEEFRPLVPGKVGMYVCGMTVYDYCHLGHARMIVVFDIVVRYLRARGYEVTYVRNITDVDDKIIKRAREQNEPIDAVTTRFIAFMNEDAAALGVIKPDVEPRATQHIEEMLRMIERLLARGHAYQAANGGIYYDVSSFKSYGRLSGKRVEDLRAGARVEVDEAKDDPLDFVLWKRAKDGEPSWGSPWGPGRPGWHIECSAMSTECLGEHFDIHGGGQDLQFPHHENEIAQSEGATGQPFVNVWMHNGFVRVDEEKMSKSLGNFFTVREVLARYHPEEVRYFILSSHYRSPLNYSEENLDHARNALTRLYLALRELPVAEYRPANPYEERFRAAMDDDFNTREAIAVLSDVVGDINTYRRDAAPAQAADAGAALRHLAGVIGLLGSDPELYLKRGPAGTKVVNASFAMPVAFGATLADEDIERLLEQRAAARNRQDWAESDRIRACLADRGVILEDSATGTRWRRV, encoded by the coding sequence GTGCTGGTAATCTATAACACGCTTACCGGCCGGAAGGAGGAATTCCGGCCCCTGGTCCCGGGAAAGGTCGGTATGTACGTCTGCGGGATGACCGTCTACGACTATTGCCATCTGGGCCACGCGCGCATGATAGTGGTATTCGATATCGTTGTGCGATACCTCCGCGCACGGGGATATGAAGTGACTTACGTGCGCAATATCACCGATGTCGACGACAAGATCATCAAACGCGCCCGCGAACAGAATGAACCGATCGATGCCGTTACCACGCGCTTCATCGCGTTCATGAACGAGGACGCGGCCGCCTTGGGCGTCATCAAGCCCGATGTCGAGCCGCGCGCGACCCAACACATCGAGGAGATGTTGCGGATGATCGAGCGCTTACTGGCGCGCGGGCACGCCTACCAGGCCGCCAACGGCGGCATCTACTATGACGTGAGTAGTTTTAAGAGTTACGGCCGACTTTCCGGAAAGCGGGTAGAGGATCTACGCGCCGGTGCGCGGGTGGAAGTCGACGAGGCCAAGGACGATCCCCTGGATTTCGTGCTTTGGAAGCGCGCTAAGGACGGCGAACCGTCGTGGGGATCCCCGTGGGGACCTGGGCGTCCGGGCTGGCATATCGAGTGCTCGGCGATGTCCACCGAGTGTTTAGGCGAGCATTTCGATATTCACGGCGGCGGCCAGGATCTGCAATTTCCCCATCACGAAAACGAAATCGCGCAGTCGGAAGGCGCCACCGGACAGCCCTTCGTCAACGTGTGGATGCATAACGGCTTCGTACGCGTCGATGAGGAGAAAATGTCGAAATCTCTCGGAAATTTCTTCACCGTGCGCGAGGTCTTGGCGAGATATCACCCGGAAGAAGTGCGTTACTTTATTTTATCCAGCCATTATCGAAGTCCCTTGAATTACTCCGAAGAGAACCTCGACCATGCCCGTAACGCGCTGACCCGCTTGTACTTGGCGCTGCGCGAGCTCCCGGTCGCGGAGTACCGCCCCGCCAATCCCTACGAAGAGCGCTTCCGGGCGGCCATGGACGATGATTTCAATACGCGCGAGGCCATAGCCGTGTTATCCGACGTAGTGGGTGATATCAACACGTACCGGCGGGATGCGGCCCCCGCTCAAGCGGCCGATGCCGGGGCGGCGCTGCGTCATTTGGCCGGGGTGATAGGGCTCTTGGGCTCGGATCCCGAGCTTTATTTAAAACGGGGCCCGGCCGGGACGAAGGTGGTTAATGCCTCTTTCGCGATGCCGGTCGCTTTTGGCGCCACACTTGCCGACGAAGACATCGAGCGCTTGTTGGAGCAACGGGCCGCGGCGCGGAACCGCCAGGACTGGGCGGAATCGGATCGGATCCGGGCTTGCCTGGCCGATCGAGGAGTAATTCTGGAGGATAGCGCCACGGGAACCCGGTGGCGGCGGGTGTGA
- a CDS encoding DUF899 domain-containing protein: MTETNVPHPKIVSRDEWLAARRQLLAKEKEHTRHLDAVNAERRRLPMVRLDKDYVFERASGKVRLLDLFEGRRQLIVYHFMFDPGWDKGCPGFVDALGDLSMLRARNTTFVLISRAPLAKLEAYKALRGWNLLWVSSYGSPFNYDFHVTLDESIAPPEYNYRDKAELEQRTQEPYFMSGESHGLSAFFRVNDDIFHTYSTFARGCEGLTDAYSLLDRTPYGRQEDFEDSPPGWPQKPTYG; the protein is encoded by the coding sequence ATGACCGAAACGAATGTTCCACATCCAAAAATCGTGTCGCGGGACGAATGGCTCGCTGCGCGCAGGCAACTCCTCGCGAAGGAGAAAGAGCACACCCGTCACTTGGACGCAGTCAATGCGGAACGTCGCAGGCTGCCGATGGTTCGCCTGGACAAGGACTACGTATTCGAGCGCGCCAGCGGCAAGGTGCGACTGCTCGACCTGTTCGAGGGCCGCCGTCAACTCATCGTGTACCACTTCATGTTCGACCCGGGCTGGGACAAAGGCTGCCCGGGCTTTGTGGACGCGTTGGGCGATCTGTCGATGCTGCGGGCCCGCAACACGACATTCGTACTTATCTCTCGTGCGCCGCTGGCCAAGCTCGAAGCATACAAGGCACTCAGGGGCTGGAACCTGCTGTGGGTTTCGTCTTACGGCAGCCCCTTCAACTACGACTTCCACGTGACCCTGGACGAATCCATCGCCCCTCCCGAGTACAACTACCGGGACAAGGCGGAGCTTGAGCAGCGGACGCAGGAGCCCTATTTCATGTCAGGTGAGTCACACGGCCTGAGCGCCTTCTTCCGCGTCAACGACGACATCTTCCACACCTACTCGACCTTTGCGCGAGGCTGCGAAGGACTTACCGACGCTTATAGCCTGCTCGATCGGACCCCATACGGCCGGCAGGAGGACTTCGAGGACTCGCCGCCGGGCTGGCCCCAGAAGCCCACCTACGGTTGA
- a CDS encoding DUF899 domain-containing protein, translating to MSKHENNLPQVVSQAEWQSARDKLLVKEKAATYGVVGSYIAARFAPRAPMHHALALGVVGLVLIVAGAIAMWDFGPNWYSVALVLTTLPCAWIGGVLHRNKAGRTRPPIWSMQ from the coding sequence ATGAGTAAGCATGAAAACAACCTTCCGCAGGTCGTGTCGCAAGCGGAGTGGCAATCGGCGCGAGATAAACTCCTGGTCAAAGAAAAGGCAGCCACCTACGGCGTCGTTGGAAGCTACATCGCCGCAAGGTTCGCGCCTCGCGCTCCGATGCATCACGCGTTGGCCTTAGGGGTTGTAGGGCTCGTACTGATCGTGGCCGGCGCAATCGCCATGTGGGACTTTGGCCCGAACTGGTACTCGGTCGCGCTCGTGCTAACCACCTTGCCCTGTGCCTGGATTGGCGGAGTTCTACACCGCAATAAGGCAGGCCGAACCCGACCACCGATCTGGAGCATGCAATGA